The genomic segment ACCGCTTGGATTTTTTATTGGCATTATCTCTGGCTTCTTCGGAATCGGGGGCGGAATCATTTTGACGCCCCTCTTGTTGATTCTTGGATTTACCCCGAGTGTCGCCATCGCGACAAGCCTCATGTTGACACTTGGTTCGACCGTCTCCGGAACACTCTCTCATCTTCGTCTAAAAAACGTTGTTTGGCGTGATAGCCTCGTCATCGGTGGTGTCGGGATTATCGGTTCGACGATCGCAACGCCCCTCGTCCTTCGACTCGAAGAAGTCAACGGGGCACACCTCGTCATCTCGATTGTTTACATTGCTTTATTACTCTATTTCGCGAATAAGTTCCTTCGTCCAAAGTCCACGAACGGTTCGCAAGGCGGATGGCGTAATCGTTACGTCGCTCTCGCATTTACCGGTCTGTTCGCCGGTTTCGTATCGTCGCTACTCGGTGTCAGTGGGGGCTTCATCATTACGCCACTACTCGTCGGAATCGTCGGTTATGAACTAAAAAGAGCGGTCGGGACAAGTATCGCTTCTGCCTTATTGATTGTCCTATCTGGACTTGTCAATTATACGGTGGCGAGTACGGATGTCGATTTGCTCGTCGGTGTCATGTTGATTATCGGCGCCTTACTCGGTGCACCGATCGGCGCCAAACAATTGGGACACTTCGAAAGTCCGTTCGTCAAAAAGTATTTAGGAATCTTTTACTTAACGGTCGCGACAAGTGTGCTACTTGAAGTGTTAGGCTTTAATACAGCTTCGTTAATCGTCTTAGTGACCCTTAGCGTCGTCTTCTTAGTGACGTTACTTGTATATAGCCGTAAACGTTCAACATCCTCTTAACTGTTTCTCATACCAATAGCCGTCCCCCGTAAAAAAGGGGACGGCTATCTCGGCGTGTAGACAAACTCTTACGAAGTGTACATATGCGGTATCGAGAGGCAATCCGTTCGCGGTTTTAAAGCGATTCGAGACGGATTGTGCTCTAAACCGCCTGCATGCGCGGATTTCTGTCACGATATCACCTAAAAAGCGTCACGTTTCGTTGACTCCTACGGGGAAAAGTGCGTTTTTAACGCGACTTGCTAGAGGCAGGCAAGACCCTGCTCGTTGTCCGCTAGGATCAAGGAGCAACGGCTTGCGCCTCGCCCGAGGAAAGCAACGAAAAAAGACGCTTTCTCTCCCGACAGCACGTTGTCTACAGTCTGTAATAGCCGTCCCCCGTAAAAAAGGAGACGGCTATTTTTTTCTATTTCTTGTTAAGCAACTTTTCGAATCATACCGGCTTCGTACTCTTTTGTATGATCAATGACGATTTTCGATAATAATAACATCCCGATTAAATTCGGAATCATCATCAGACCGTTCGCAATATCAGCGACCAGCCACAACAATTCTAAATTTGCGATTGCTCCATAACAGGCTGCTACTGCAAAGATGACTTGGTAGAGGCGATTGAATTTCGTCGCACCACTTAAATATTCAAGACATTTCTCACCGTAGACATACCACCCGATGATCGTCGAATACCCAAAGAAGAAAACCGAGAAGGCAACCGTCCATTGACCCAGTGGTCCAAGTACACTAGCAAATGCGGCCGATGTAAGTGCCGCTCCTGTCAATGAGCCGTCATGTGCGACACCCGATAACGTCCCTCCCGTCGGATCCCAAAATCCAGTCGTCATTAAAACGAGTGCCGTCATCGTACAAACGATCAATGTCACGATAAACGTACTCGTCATCGAAATCAATCCTTGTTCTGCAGGTCGTTCACTTTTAGCAGACCCGGCAATTAAAGCAGCCGTTCCCAGTCCGGCTTCGTTCGTAAAAATACCACGTGCGACACCGACCTGCATGGCAACCATGATGGAAACACCCGCAAATGCGCCGACTGGTGCCAGCGGCTGAAACGCATATTGTACAATCAGCCCTAACGCGGGAATGATTTGGTTCGCTTGAAGAACTAAAATAATGAGTGCCGCCACGATGTAGAGCAAACTCATCACAGGTACAAAAATCGTCGAGATTGAACTGACACGCTCAAGCCCACCACGAATCGAGAAATAGACTGCGACGGCTAGTACAACTCCAAAAGCAAGTAACGGGATGTGAAACGTCTGCTTCAATACCGTCGACATCGCATTCGCCTGGACCGTATTTCCGACGCCAAAAGAAGCAATCAAACCAAACAAGGCAAACGCAACCGCTAACGGCTTAAAACTTTTTCCAAGACCTTTCTCGATGTAGTACATCGATCCACTGACAATTTCACCACGATCGTTTCGCTGACGAAATAAAATCGCAAGCAAGCTTTCCGCATACTTCGTCGCCATCCCGACGAGACCAATCACCCACATCCAAAAGATTGCACCTGGGCCGCCCATCGTCAAAGCGACGGCAATTCCAGCGATGTTTCCATTCCCGATCGTCGCAGCAAGTGACGTCATCAGCATTTGAAAGCTACTGATTTCCCCTTCACCATGCCCCGTTTTCGTCAATGCGAGTTGAAACGCTTGTTTTAATCGGCGAAACTGTAATCCTCGAAGACGAACCGTAAAATATAAGCCCGTCCCGACCAATAACACCATGCTCGGGATTCCCCAAATCCATGATGAAATCATGTGTAACACTTCCATCGCACTCCAAATCCTCTCTATCTCTATCTCTATCTCTATCTCAGTTGACTCTGCCGCTCACCTTAGCATATTTTTGTTTATTCCTACAATATGAATCGATTGTTTTTGTGGTTATACACAAACGGTTGTATACTAAAGATAAGGAATACGATAGAGAAAGAAGGAACTTCATTTATGTTAGAAGCAACGTACCATTCCCTCGATGATTTAGCAGAAGCGATCGGCCTCGCACTCAATGCACCGATAACGATTGAAGACCGCAATCATCGTCTGCTTGCCTACAGTACGCATACGACTGATACAGATCCTGCCCGTGTCGCTACCATCATCGGCCGCCGTGTCCCGGAATCCGTCATCGATCAACTTTGGAAAGATGAGGTCATCCAAAGCTTAGCGGCTCAAGATGACCCACTCGTCATCACTGCCCGGACGAGCGTTGGTTTGAATGACCGCGTCGCCATTGCCATTAAACAAGATATGGAGATTCTCGGTTACATTTGGTCAATCGCTCGCAACACCCCCTTCACTGCTTCAGAGCTAGGCGATTTAAAGAAAGGTGCCATGCTTGCACAACGACAGTTGCTTGCAATCGACATGCAAAAAAAACGGCAAGAAGAACAGACGGAGCAATTCTTTTTTGAGTTACTCCACGAAGAGTTACCTGAAAGTGAAATCCTAAAGACGTTCTCAAAGCTTCATCTCGCTCCGCCGGGAATCAGTCGCTTAATGGTCATCCGTTTCCCGGAAGCCATTACGCCGCGTCTGGCCGATCGCCTCCGTTATTTATTGACGATTCAACAGACGGTACGTCCGCTGCTTTATGCATACGACACGACAGATTTTATTTTGTGGATCAGCACAAACGATCGCGACATTCAGCATGAACGCATTCAGTTCGATGCTTTTATCCAGTCATTCCGCCAACTACTCGCCGAACGTTTTTCTTATACAGAATTTGTTGTATCGAGCAGTGAAGTTTTCACCGGCGTGCAGTCGATTCCAGAACGTTACGAAGAAGCCGGTATCGTCTTACGTCTCAAAGACGCCTATCCTTTCGAACTTCAAAATGTGACGCGATACGAGCGACTCGGACTATTCCAGTTATTGCCTATCTTTTCAGAACGCCTACGGAGACGGACGGTTCGACTGGAAGAAATCGAACGTCTTCGCGCTTACGACTTGAAACACACAGCTTCTTTATGCGAAACGCTCGAGTGGTTTTTGCATTACGACGGAAACGTCAAACAAGTCGCCGCCCACCTTCACGTCCATCCGAATACGATCTTATACCGCATGCGGCGCATCGAAGAAGAAGCCGGCATTCGGATGGAATCATTACCTGAACGTTCGTTACTTTATCTTTACTTGAAAGCCGACCGTTACCTTTTGTGATTTCTCACAAACAATCCTCTTATTTTTTGAAAACACCGATAAAGTCGTACGCTTTCATTTCTCGTATACTGAGGGAGAAGTAAGTAGTTAAAGGGTTATTGGTTGTTCATTTGCGAAAGGGGATCGCTCTTATGATCATTGGAGTATTAAAAGAAATTAAAAACAACGAAAACCGTGTTGCGTTAACACCTGCCGGGGTAGCAGCGTTAACGATTCATGGACATCAAGTCATCGTCGAAACATCTGCTGGTATGGGGAGCGGCTTTACAAACGAGGAGTATCTCGAAGTTGGTGCACAAATCATCGAAACAGCGGCAGAAGTTTGGGCGACTGCTGAGCTTGCGTTGAAGGTCAAAGAACCAATTGCTTCAGAATATCAATACTTCCGTCCCGACTTAACCTTGTTCACGTATCTACACCTGGCAGCTGAACCAGAACTCACACGGGCACTCGTCGACTCGAAGATTACGGCAATCGCTTATGAAACGGTCGAAAAAAATCGGACATTGCCACTTCTGACACCAATGAGTGAAGTTGCTGGTCGGATGGCTTCACAAATCGGTGCACAGTTCCTTGAAAAACCGCATGGTGGAATGGGGATTCTACTTGCAGGTGTTCCAGGTGTCCGTCGCGGAAAAGTCACAGTCATCGGCGGTGGTGTCGTTGGGACGAACGCAGCGAAACTCGCAGTCGGTCTTGGTGCTGACGTGACGATCATCGACGTCAGTCCTGAGCGCCTTCGTCAACTTGATGATATTTTTGGTAACTCAATCAACACGTTGATTTCGAATCCGTATACGATTGCAGAAGCCGTCGCCGAAAGTGACCTCGTCATTGGTGCCGTCTTGATTCCAGGAGCGAAAGCACCGAAGCTCGTGACAGCAGAGATGGTTGAACGAATGAAACCAGGTTCTGTCATCGTCGATGTCGCAATCGACCAAGGTGGAATTTTCGAAACCGTTGACCGCATTTCGACACATGATAATCCAACGTATGAAAAATTCGGTGTCGTTCACTATGCCGTCGCGAATATGCCGGGTGCTGTTCCACGGACGTCGACACTCGCGCTTACGAACGCAACACTTCCTTACGTCCTCGAACTCGCGAACAAAGGAACACACCGTGCACTTGCTGAAAATGCTTCGCTTGAAAAGGGTCTCAACGTCGCGCAAGGGTTTGTCACGTACGAAGCTGTCGCACGCGATCTCGGTTACACGTATAAATCCGTTGAAGAGGTATTGCACCTTCACGCTTAATGGAAAACAGCAAAAAAGCAGCGAATTTCTTCTTTATAGAAGAAATTCGCTGCTTTTTGTTTTTACCTGAATCGCGCGGCGTCTTACCGGTGAAGCAAGTAGTAAGATCTATTAAAGCGCAAACGCAACGAGTGCACCGATTGAAAGCGGGATGAAAATATTATCTAAATCGCGATAGGATACGGCTTCAATCAAGGCAGCAATATTCGCAAGTAAAAAACCATAACTGATTGCGATCCAAGCCGGTAATGCATATATAAGAAACGTGGAAGTCAGGACGAGGAACGAGAATAAAAACATCGCAATGCTTCCTTCAAATGATCGTTTTATCGCCCCACGTGTGTAAAACGTCTTCCCGTAGCGTCGCCCTACTAAAGCAGCCATTCCGTCGCCCCACGCGAGCACCATGCTGCCGGCGACAAGTGCCATTGGTTCTCGTTCAAAAAAGAGTCCGACTAGAATCAGTAAAGAAATCGGGTAGTACACCGTCCCATAAGATATGCGTTCCACTTGATTCATTTGACCCGTCCCGCGTTTTAAAGTCAGCAAATTAACGACCGTGAAAAATAGTAACGGGACGATTGCGACATACCAATGTTCGAGCCAAGCGAGTGCTAAAAAGACCCAATGTCCGACTGCGATATGAATCCACTTCCGAACCGTTTCCGGCTCTGCTTCGACGCGTCGACCAATCGCTTCCAACAAGAACAAGATGAGACCAATGATGATGATGGTTCCAACAGCAGCAACCCATTCCATATGAATCCTCCTTCTTTTGCTCCATTCTATTGTACTTTGTCTGATTGCCGTTTGCTCTTTCGAACCTTCATTTGATAACATAAGGTCAAATGACGTCCGAGAGAGGAAGTATTCTGAATGTATGATGCTCAAGCCGTGCAAACGTTATCTAACTGCCTATCACATTTAAAAGAAGGAAAAGGGATTGGCACACTCGTTTCCGAGGATGAAGCGGATCTTCCGAAAGTCATCCAGCGCCTCAAACAATTTGATGCGACGAAAAATGGTTTATCGATTAACGAAATCGTCCATCTCGCGAATGCCTTGATTGGAGAACATATGTCTGCGACGACGATTCAAAATTGGACGAAGCGTGAAGTCCGCGACATCATCGGTGTTCCGCACCGCGGGAAAAAATACTCGATTAATCAGGCAGCGATCATCTACTTACTTGATGACTTAAAGCATCTCTTTTCCTTAGAAGAAACACGTGAATTATTAACGATCGTTTTTAAGAACCCGAATATCGATGAAGATGATTTAATTAGTCCGCTCGACTTTTATCTCGTCTATACACAGCATGCAGAGACGAGTGGACCGATTGAACTGACGGAGAAGCGTCTGAGACGCTCGTTAGAGCGTATCCATGCCTATCGCCCTGAAACGGTCCACGTCTTACAGCTCTGTCTGTACGCCCGTCGTATTTCGCACCTGACGCATGAAGCAAAACAGCGTCTCGAGCAAGTTTTACAATCTTGAAGTAAAAAGATGCCCTCCAGAATAAACTGAAGGACATCTTTTTTTATACAGCTGTAAGTGATTTATAGTTGACGGAGTTCGTCAAGCTTTTTAAGACGGACAGCAGTTCGTACATCGAGAGTTTGTCGGCATCTTTTACGAGACGATATTCATCGCCGTCTTGCAGCAATTCTGCGACGACTTCGCCTGCCGCACTTCGGACTGAGAATTTCCCTTTTGTCAGGTCGAAGGAAATGACATACGTGCCTCGCTCGTACACGTTATATTCACATTTCTTCGAGAAGAGTGAAAACTTCTCACGCATTTGACCTACCTCTTGACCATCATGGTTCATCACGACCCATT from the Exiguobacterium oxidotolerans JCM 12280 genome contains:
- a CDS encoding PucR family transcriptional regulator, producing the protein MLEATYHSLDDLAEAIGLALNAPITIEDRNHRLLAYSTHTTDTDPARVATIIGRRVPESVIDQLWKDEVIQSLAAQDDPLVITARTSVGLNDRVAIAIKQDMEILGYIWSIARNTPFTASELGDLKKGAMLAQRQLLAIDMQKKRQEEQTEQFFFELLHEELPESEILKTFSKLHLAPPGISRLMVIRFPEAITPRLADRLRYLLTIQQTVRPLLYAYDTTDFILWISTNDRDIQHERIQFDAFIQSFRQLLAERFSYTEFVVSSSEVFTGVQSIPERYEEAGIVLRLKDAYPFELQNVTRYERLGLFQLLPIFSERLRRRTVRLEEIERLRAYDLKHTASLCETLEWFLHYDGNVKQVAAHLHVHPNTILYRMRRIEEEAGIRMESLPERSLLYLYLKADRYLL
- a CDS encoding alanine/glycine:cation symporter family protein encodes the protein MEVLHMISSWIWGIPSMVLLVGTGLYFTVRLRGLQFRRLKQAFQLALTKTGHGEGEISSFQMLMTSLAATIGNGNIAGIAVALTMGGPGAIFWMWVIGLVGMATKYAESLLAILFRQRNDRGEIVSGSMYYIEKGLGKSFKPLAVAFALFGLIASFGVGNTVQANAMSTVLKQTFHIPLLAFGVVLAVAVYFSIRGGLERVSSISTIFVPVMSLLYIVAALIILVLQANQIIPALGLIVQYAFQPLAPVGAFAGVSIMVAMQVGVARGIFTNEAGLGTAALIAGSAKSERPAEQGLISMTSTFIVTLIVCTMTALVLMTTGFWDPTGGTLSGVAHDGSLTGAALTSAAFASVLGPLGQWTVAFSVFFFGYSTIIGWYVYGEKCLEYLSGATKFNRLYQVIFAVAACYGAIANLELLWLVADIANGLMMIPNLIGMLLLSKIVIDHTKEYEAGMIRKVA
- a CDS encoding DUF1836 domain-containing protein, whose translation is MYDAQAVQTLSNCLSHLKEGKGIGTLVSEDEADLPKVIQRLKQFDATKNGLSINEIVHLANALIGEHMSATTIQNWTKREVRDIIGVPHRGKKYSINQAAIIYLLDDLKHLFSLEETRELLTIVFKNPNIDEDDLISPLDFYLVYTQHAETSGPIELTEKRLRRSLERIHAYRPETVHVLQLCLYARRISHLTHEAKQRLEQVLQS
- a CDS encoding sulfite exporter TauE/SafE family protein; amino-acid sequence: MEFYYFLPLGFFIGIISGFFGIGGGIILTPLLLILGFTPSVAIATSLMLTLGSTVSGTLSHLRLKNVVWRDSLVIGGVGIIGSTIATPLVLRLEEVNGAHLVISIVYIALLLYFANKFLRPKSTNGSQGGWRNRYVALAFTGLFAGFVSSLLGVSGGFIITPLLVGIVGYELKRAVGTSIASALLIVLSGLVNYTVASTDVDLLVGVMLIIGALLGAPIGAKQLGHFESPFVKKYLGIFYLTVATSVLLEVLGFNTASLIVLVTLSVVFLVTLLVYSRKRSTSS
- a CDS encoding diacylglycerol/polyprenol kinase family protein; the encoded protein is MEWVAAVGTIIIIGLILFLLEAIGRRVEAEPETVRKWIHIAVGHWVFLALAWLEHWYVAIVPLLFFTVVNLLTLKRGTGQMNQVERISYGTVYYPISLLILVGLFFEREPMALVAGSMVLAWGDGMAALVGRRYGKTFYTRGAIKRSFEGSIAMFLFSFLVLTSTFLIYALPAWIAISYGFLLANIAALIEAVSYRDLDNIFIPLSIGALVAFAL
- the ald gene encoding alanine dehydrogenase; translated protein: MIIGVLKEIKNNENRVALTPAGVAALTIHGHQVIVETSAGMGSGFTNEEYLEVGAQIIETAAEVWATAELALKVKEPIASEYQYFRPDLTLFTYLHLAAEPELTRALVDSKITAIAYETVEKNRTLPLLTPMSEVAGRMASQIGAQFLEKPHGGMGILLAGVPGVRRGKVTVIGGGVVGTNAAKLAVGLGADVTIIDVSPERLRQLDDIFGNSINTLISNPYTIAEAVAESDLVIGAVLIPGAKAPKLVTAEMVERMKPGSVIVDVAIDQGGIFETVDRISTHDNPTYEKFGVVHYAVANMPGAVPRTSTLALTNATLPYVLELANKGTHRALAENASLEKGLNVAQGFVTYEAVARDLGYTYKSVEEVLHLHA